A part of Lathamus discolor isolate bLatDis1 chromosome 17, bLatDis1.hap1, whole genome shotgun sequence genomic DNA contains:
- the SIAE gene encoding sialate O-acetylesterase isoform X1: MAAWALLALAPVAAGAILSFASYYGDHMVLQKEPVGAVVWGYGEPGAAVTVALSGDGGLVLMKKMARVKGIRKDKHHPLPEPSGTWMTILDPMDQGGPYTLTARQGSENVTLKDIYFGDVWLCSGQSNMVMTVLQITNASQELAAAAHYPYVRVFAAAPSRSDVELQDLERIDLPWSIPTAENLGHGNFTYFSAVCWLLGRYLYEALRYPVGLVEAAWGGTPIEAWSSPRALQACGLLEDMRSPALSPSISPHQHFSGPQTPSVLWNAMIHPLLNMTLRGIAWYQGEANAFLHTDQYNCTFPELIADWRQAFHVGSAGQTELLLPFGFVQLSTYRRQSPQDSFAQLRWHQTADVGIVPNARIPRTFMAVAMDLCDEHSPYGSIHPRDKQNVAHRLQLGARAVAYGEKNLVFQGPFPTRAVLEVTRALLNVTYSQRLVWRRRDTPAFEVCCYSPVSLCRWMPAPMVAVGSHTVTLALGSCGTLVLALRYAWAEWPCEYQSCALYNTQGLPAPPFLLETLRGSSRAGEMELLLLHPSSLLSWGI, translated from the exons ATGGCGGCGTGGGCGCTGCTGGCGCTGGCTCCGGTGGCGGCAG GGGCAATCCTCAGCTTTGCATCCTACTATGGTGACCACATGGTGCTGCAGAAGGAGCCGGTGGGGGCTGTGGTGTGGGGCTATGGGGAGccaggggctgcagtgaccGTGGCTCTCTCCGGTGATGGTGGCCTTGTCCTCATGAAGAAGATGGCACGAGTTAAAG GGATCAGGAAAGATAAGCACCATCCTCTTCCAGAACCTTCTGGGACATGGATGACCATCCTGGACCCTATGGATCAGGGTGGTCCCTACACGCTGACAGCCAGGCAGGGCTCGGAGAATGTGACGCTGAAGGACATCTACTTTGGGGACGTGTGGCTTTGCAGTGGGCAGAGCAACATGGTCATGACAGTCCTGCAG ATCACCAATGCCAGCCAGGAGCTCGCTGCCGCCGCTCACTATCCCTATGTCCGTGTCTTTGCTGCGGCTCCTTCCCGCTCTGACGTGGAGCTGCAGGACCTGGAACGCATTGACTTGCCCTGGTCCATCCCAACAGCTG AGAACCTGGGCCATGGGAATTTCACCTACTTCTCAGCCGTCTGCTGGCTGCTGGGACGTTACCTCTATGAAGCTCTGAGGTACCctgtggggctggtggaggCGGCCTGGGGGGGGACCCCCATCGAGGCCTGGTCCTCCCCAAGGGCTCTGCAGGCATGTGGGCTCCTGGAGGACATGAGGAG CCCAGCTTTGTCTCCCAGCATCTCCCCACACCAGCACTTCTCTGGCCCTCAAACACCCTCTGTGCTCTGGAATGCTATGATTCACCCACTGCTCAACATGACACTGCGGGGGATCGCTTGGTACCAGG GTGAGGCCAACGCCTTCCTGCACACAGACCAGTACAACTGCACCTTCCCCGAGCTCATTGCCGACTGGCGCCAGGCATTCCATGTAGGATCAGCTGGGCAGacagagctgctcctccccttTGGCTTCGTGCAG TTGTCCACCTACCGCCGGCAGAGCCCCCAGGACAGCTTCGCCCAGCTCCGCTGGCACCAGACAGCCGATGTGGGGATTGTTCCCAACGCCAGGATACCCAGAACTTTCATGGCCGTGGCAATGGATCTCTGCGATGAGCACTCACCCTATGGCAG CATCCACCCCCGGGACAAGCAGAATGTGGCGCATCGCTTGCAGCTGGGCGCTAGAGCTGTGGCTTATGGGGAGAAAAACCTCGTTTTCCAGGGGCCATTCCCGACCCGGGCTGTCCTGGAGGTCACCAGGGCTCTGCTGAACGTCACCTACAGCCAGCGACTGGTCTGGCGCCGGAGGGACACACCAGCATTCGAG GTGTGCTGCTACAGCCCCGTGTCCCTGTGCAGGTGGATGCCAGCTCCCATGGTGGCAGTGGGGTCCCACACGGTGACACTGGCCCTGGGTAGCTgcgggacactggtgctggccCTTCGCTATGCCTGGGCTGAGTGGCCCTGTGAGTACCAGTCCTGTGCTCTCTACAACACCCAGGGCCTGCCTGCACCCCCCTTTCTCCTGGAGACCCTGAGGggctccagcagagctggagagatggagctgctgctcctccaccCAAGCTCCTTGCTGTCCTGGGGTATTTAG
- the SIAE gene encoding sialate O-acetylesterase isoform X3, translating to MAAWALLALAPVAAGAILSFASYYGDHMVLQKEPVGAVVWGYGEPGAAVTVALSGDGGLVLMKKMARVKGIRKDKHHPLPEPSGTWMTILDPMDQGGPYTLTARQGSENVTLKDIYFGDVWLCSGQSNMVMTVLQITNASQELAAAAHYPYVRVFAAAPSRSDVELQDLERIDLPWSIPTAENLGHGNFTYFSAVCWLLGRYLYEALRYPVGLVEAAWGGTPIEAWSSPRALQACGLLEDMRSPALSPSISPHQHFSGPQTPSVLWNAMIHPLLNMTLRGIAWYQGEANAFLHTDQYNCTFPELIADWRQAFHVGSAGQTELLLPFGFVQLSTYRRQSPQDSFAQLRWHQTADVGIVPNARIPRTFMAVAMDLCDEHSPYGSIHPRDKQNVAHRLQLGARAVAYGEKNLVFQGPFPTRAVLEVTRALLNVTYSQRLVWRRRDTPAFEVDASSHGGSGVPHGDTGPG from the exons ATGGCGGCGTGGGCGCTGCTGGCGCTGGCTCCGGTGGCGGCAG GGGCAATCCTCAGCTTTGCATCCTACTATGGTGACCACATGGTGCTGCAGAAGGAGCCGGTGGGGGCTGTGGTGTGGGGCTATGGGGAGccaggggctgcagtgaccGTGGCTCTCTCCGGTGATGGTGGCCTTGTCCTCATGAAGAAGATGGCACGAGTTAAAG GGATCAGGAAAGATAAGCACCATCCTCTTCCAGAACCTTCTGGGACATGGATGACCATCCTGGACCCTATGGATCAGGGTGGTCCCTACACGCTGACAGCCAGGCAGGGCTCGGAGAATGTGACGCTGAAGGACATCTACTTTGGGGACGTGTGGCTTTGCAGTGGGCAGAGCAACATGGTCATGACAGTCCTGCAG ATCACCAATGCCAGCCAGGAGCTCGCTGCCGCCGCTCACTATCCCTATGTCCGTGTCTTTGCTGCGGCTCCTTCCCGCTCTGACGTGGAGCTGCAGGACCTGGAACGCATTGACTTGCCCTGGTCCATCCCAACAGCTG AGAACCTGGGCCATGGGAATTTCACCTACTTCTCAGCCGTCTGCTGGCTGCTGGGACGTTACCTCTATGAAGCTCTGAGGTACCctgtggggctggtggaggCGGCCTGGGGGGGGACCCCCATCGAGGCCTGGTCCTCCCCAAGGGCTCTGCAGGCATGTGGGCTCCTGGAGGACATGAGGAG CCCAGCTTTGTCTCCCAGCATCTCCCCACACCAGCACTTCTCTGGCCCTCAAACACCCTCTGTGCTCTGGAATGCTATGATTCACCCACTGCTCAACATGACACTGCGGGGGATCGCTTGGTACCAGG GTGAGGCCAACGCCTTCCTGCACACAGACCAGTACAACTGCACCTTCCCCGAGCTCATTGCCGACTGGCGCCAGGCATTCCATGTAGGATCAGCTGGGCAGacagagctgctcctccccttTGGCTTCGTGCAG TTGTCCACCTACCGCCGGCAGAGCCCCCAGGACAGCTTCGCCCAGCTCCGCTGGCACCAGACAGCCGATGTGGGGATTGTTCCCAACGCCAGGATACCCAGAACTTTCATGGCCGTGGCAATGGATCTCTGCGATGAGCACTCACCCTATGGCAG CATCCACCCCCGGGACAAGCAGAATGTGGCGCATCGCTTGCAGCTGGGCGCTAGAGCTGTGGCTTATGGGGAGAAAAACCTCGTTTTCCAGGGGCCATTCCCGACCCGGGCTGTCCTGGAGGTCACCAGGGCTCTGCTGAACGTCACCTACAGCCAGCGACTGGTCTGGCGCCGGAGGGACACACCAGCATTCGAG GTGGATGCCAGCTCCCATGGTGGCAGTGGGGTCCCACACGGTGACACTGGCCCTGGGTAG
- the PANX3 gene encoding pannexin-3 isoform X2 codes for MSLSHTAAEYMLSDALLPDPGGSRAKGLRLELPSDRLLKFITVGLPLFLVSLAFAREFSAGSQISCFSPTNFTGKQSAYVDTACWDSLVHHGLDTEGHAVTKSLWALKVFPYSLLVVAVLMYLPYLLWRYAAAPALHSDLLFIIDELDKSYNRSVRLVQHMRKVQQASTEPERFWEEYERARQERYFEFPLLERYLTCKQRAHSLVFIYILRNLLLLVFLAATCLYLVFLHLNIFFQDEFNCSIKTGLLQAEPHIPPLIPCKLVFFSIFQLISLSVGGVYVLLIPVVIYNALQLCQWDKGLLSVYEMLPAFDLLSRKMLTCPVNDLNVILLFLRANISKLTSFSRLNAVSALREATTNKEDIDTVIDFMTLLAGLETTKPKHHHACAPDGSTPQSNGRAPEMKPGVEAMGKASRDSLGSA; via the exons ATGTCCCTCTCACACACAGCCGCTGAGTACATGCTCTCCGATGCTCTCCTCCCGGACCCCGGTGGATCCCGAGCCAAGGGCCTGCGGCTGGAGCTGCCCAGCGATCGCCTCCTGAAGTTCATCACTGTGGGGCTGCCTCTCTTCCTCGTCTCCCTGGCTTTCGCCCGGGAGTTCTCTGCTG GCTCACAAATAAGCTGCTTCTCCCCCACCAACTTCACTGGGAAGCAGTCAGCCTATGTCGACACGGCCTGCTGGGACTCCCTTGTCCACCATGGCTTGGACACCGAGGGACACGCTGTCACCAAGTCCCTGTGGGCTCTCAAG GTCTTCCCCTACTCACTGCTGGTGGTGGCAGTGCTCATGTACCTGCCATACCTGCTGTGGCGTTACGCGGCCGCCCCTGCCCTCCACTCCGACCTCCTCTTCATCATCGATGAGCTGGACAAGTCCTACAACCGCTCCGTGCGCCTGGTGCAGCACATGAGGAAGGTGCAGCAGGCCAGCACCGAGCCTGAGCGCTTCTGGGAGGAGTACGAGAG GGCTCGCCAGGAGAGGTATTTTGAATTCCCATTGCTGGAGCGCTACCTGACCTGCAAGCAGCGCGCTCACTCCCTGGTGTTCATCTACATCCTGAGGAACCTGCTGCTGCTCGTGTTCCTGGCTGCCACCTGCCTCTACTTGGTCTTCCTCCACCTCAACATCTTCTTCCAGGATGAGTTCAACTGCTCCATCAAAACAGGGCTGCTCCAGGCGGAGCCCCACATCCCACCACTCATCCCCTGCAAGCTGGTCTTCTTCTCCATCTTCCAGCTCATCAGCCTCTCGGTTGGTGGTGTCTATGTCCTCCTCATACCCGTGGTCATCTACAAcgccctgcagctctgccagtgGGACAAGGGGCTGCTCTCTGTCTATGAGATGCTGCCTGCCTTCGACCTGCTCAGCCGCAAGATGCTCACCTGCCCCGTCAACGACCTCAAcgtcatcctcctcttcctccgcGCCAACATCTCCAAGCTGACGTCCTTCAGCCGCCTCAATGCTGTCAGCGCCCTGAGGGAAGCCACCACCAACAAGGAGGACATCGACACTGTCATCGACTTCATGAcgctgctggcagggctggagaCCACCAAGCCCAAACACCACCACGCTTGTGCCCCCGATGGCAGCACACCCCAGTCCAACGGCAGGGCCCCAG AAATGAAGCCTGGAGTGGAAGCAATGGGAAAAGCCTCCCGGGACTCACTCGGCTCTGCCTGA
- the PANX3 gene encoding pannexin-3 isoform X1, translating to MKSTVPAACQTPPLLVLGSKPAAEYMLSDALLPDPGGSRAKGLRLELPSDRLLKFITVGLPLFLVSLAFAREFSAGSQISCFSPTNFTGKQSAYVDTACWDSLVHHGLDTEGHAVTKSLWALKVFPYSLLVVAVLMYLPYLLWRYAAAPALHSDLLFIIDELDKSYNRSVRLVQHMRKVQQASTEPERFWEEYERARQERYFEFPLLERYLTCKQRAHSLVFIYILRNLLLLVFLAATCLYLVFLHLNIFFQDEFNCSIKTGLLQAEPHIPPLIPCKLVFFSIFQLISLSVGGVYVLLIPVVIYNALQLCQWDKGLLSVYEMLPAFDLLSRKMLTCPVNDLNVILLFLRANISKLTSFSRLNAVSALREATTNKEDIDTVIDFMTLLAGLETTKPKHHHACAPDGSTPQSNGRAPEMKPGVEAMGKASRDSLGSA from the exons ATGAAGTCCACAGTCCCTGCTGCTTGCCAGACACCTCCTCTATTGGTGCTGGGCTCCAAACCAG CCGCTGAGTACATGCTCTCCGATGCTCTCCTCCCGGACCCCGGTGGATCCCGAGCCAAGGGCCTGCGGCTGGAGCTGCCCAGCGATCGCCTCCTGAAGTTCATCACTGTGGGGCTGCCTCTCTTCCTCGTCTCCCTGGCTTTCGCCCGGGAGTTCTCTGCTG GCTCACAAATAAGCTGCTTCTCCCCCACCAACTTCACTGGGAAGCAGTCAGCCTATGTCGACACGGCCTGCTGGGACTCCCTTGTCCACCATGGCTTGGACACCGAGGGACACGCTGTCACCAAGTCCCTGTGGGCTCTCAAG GTCTTCCCCTACTCACTGCTGGTGGTGGCAGTGCTCATGTACCTGCCATACCTGCTGTGGCGTTACGCGGCCGCCCCTGCCCTCCACTCCGACCTCCTCTTCATCATCGATGAGCTGGACAAGTCCTACAACCGCTCCGTGCGCCTGGTGCAGCACATGAGGAAGGTGCAGCAGGCCAGCACCGAGCCTGAGCGCTTCTGGGAGGAGTACGAGAG GGCTCGCCAGGAGAGGTATTTTGAATTCCCATTGCTGGAGCGCTACCTGACCTGCAAGCAGCGCGCTCACTCCCTGGTGTTCATCTACATCCTGAGGAACCTGCTGCTGCTCGTGTTCCTGGCTGCCACCTGCCTCTACTTGGTCTTCCTCCACCTCAACATCTTCTTCCAGGATGAGTTCAACTGCTCCATCAAAACAGGGCTGCTCCAGGCGGAGCCCCACATCCCACCACTCATCCCCTGCAAGCTGGTCTTCTTCTCCATCTTCCAGCTCATCAGCCTCTCGGTTGGTGGTGTCTATGTCCTCCTCATACCCGTGGTCATCTACAAcgccctgcagctctgccagtgGGACAAGGGGCTGCTCTCTGTCTATGAGATGCTGCCTGCCTTCGACCTGCTCAGCCGCAAGATGCTCACCTGCCCCGTCAACGACCTCAAcgtcatcctcctcttcctccgcGCCAACATCTCCAAGCTGACGTCCTTCAGCCGCCTCAATGCTGTCAGCGCCCTGAGGGAAGCCACCACCAACAAGGAGGACATCGACACTGTCATCGACTTCATGAcgctgctggcagggctggagaCCACCAAGCCCAAACACCACCACGCTTGTGCCCCCGATGGCAGCACACCCCAGTCCAACGGCAGGGCCCCAG AAATGAAGCCTGGAGTGGAAGCAATGGGAAAAGCCTCCCGGGACTCACTCGGCTCTGCCTGA
- the SIAE gene encoding sialate O-acetylesterase isoform X2 → MAAWALLALAPVAAGAILSFASYYGDHMVLQKEPVGAVVWGYGEPGAAVTVALSGDGGLVLMKKMARVKEPSGTWMTILDPMDQGGPYTLTARQGSENVTLKDIYFGDVWLCSGQSNMVMTVLQITNASQELAAAAHYPYVRVFAAAPSRSDVELQDLERIDLPWSIPTAENLGHGNFTYFSAVCWLLGRYLYEALRYPVGLVEAAWGGTPIEAWSSPRALQACGLLEDMRSPALSPSISPHQHFSGPQTPSVLWNAMIHPLLNMTLRGIAWYQGEANAFLHTDQYNCTFPELIADWRQAFHVGSAGQTELLLPFGFVQLSTYRRQSPQDSFAQLRWHQTADVGIVPNARIPRTFMAVAMDLCDEHSPYGSIHPRDKQNVAHRLQLGARAVAYGEKNLVFQGPFPTRAVLEVTRALLNVTYSQRLVWRRRDTPAFEVCCYSPVSLCRWMPAPMVAVGSHTVTLALGSCGTLVLALRYAWAEWPCEYQSCALYNTQGLPAPPFLLETLRGSSRAGEMELLLLHPSSLLSWGI, encoded by the exons ATGGCGGCGTGGGCGCTGCTGGCGCTGGCTCCGGTGGCGGCAG GGGCAATCCTCAGCTTTGCATCCTACTATGGTGACCACATGGTGCTGCAGAAGGAGCCGGTGGGGGCTGTGGTGTGGGGCTATGGGGAGccaggggctgcagtgaccGTGGCTCTCTCCGGTGATGGTGGCCTTGTCCTCATGAAGAAGATGGCACGAGTTAAAG AACCTTCTGGGACATGGATGACCATCCTGGACCCTATGGATCAGGGTGGTCCCTACACGCTGACAGCCAGGCAGGGCTCGGAGAATGTGACGCTGAAGGACATCTACTTTGGGGACGTGTGGCTTTGCAGTGGGCAGAGCAACATGGTCATGACAGTCCTGCAG ATCACCAATGCCAGCCAGGAGCTCGCTGCCGCCGCTCACTATCCCTATGTCCGTGTCTTTGCTGCGGCTCCTTCCCGCTCTGACGTGGAGCTGCAGGACCTGGAACGCATTGACTTGCCCTGGTCCATCCCAACAGCTG AGAACCTGGGCCATGGGAATTTCACCTACTTCTCAGCCGTCTGCTGGCTGCTGGGACGTTACCTCTATGAAGCTCTGAGGTACCctgtggggctggtggaggCGGCCTGGGGGGGGACCCCCATCGAGGCCTGGTCCTCCCCAAGGGCTCTGCAGGCATGTGGGCTCCTGGAGGACATGAGGAG CCCAGCTTTGTCTCCCAGCATCTCCCCACACCAGCACTTCTCTGGCCCTCAAACACCCTCTGTGCTCTGGAATGCTATGATTCACCCACTGCTCAACATGACACTGCGGGGGATCGCTTGGTACCAGG GTGAGGCCAACGCCTTCCTGCACACAGACCAGTACAACTGCACCTTCCCCGAGCTCATTGCCGACTGGCGCCAGGCATTCCATGTAGGATCAGCTGGGCAGacagagctgctcctccccttTGGCTTCGTGCAG TTGTCCACCTACCGCCGGCAGAGCCCCCAGGACAGCTTCGCCCAGCTCCGCTGGCACCAGACAGCCGATGTGGGGATTGTTCCCAACGCCAGGATACCCAGAACTTTCATGGCCGTGGCAATGGATCTCTGCGATGAGCACTCACCCTATGGCAG CATCCACCCCCGGGACAAGCAGAATGTGGCGCATCGCTTGCAGCTGGGCGCTAGAGCTGTGGCTTATGGGGAGAAAAACCTCGTTTTCCAGGGGCCATTCCCGACCCGGGCTGTCCTGGAGGTCACCAGGGCTCTGCTGAACGTCACCTACAGCCAGCGACTGGTCTGGCGCCGGAGGGACACACCAGCATTCGAG GTGTGCTGCTACAGCCCCGTGTCCCTGTGCAGGTGGATGCCAGCTCCCATGGTGGCAGTGGGGTCCCACACGGTGACACTGGCCCTGGGTAGCTgcgggacactggtgctggccCTTCGCTATGCCTGGGCTGAGTGGCCCTGTGAGTACCAGTCCTGTGCTCTCTACAACACCCAGGGCCTGCCTGCACCCCCCTTTCTCCTGGAGACCCTGAGGggctccagcagagctggagagatggagctgctgctcctccaccCAAGCTCCTTGCTGTCCTGGGGTATTTAG